A region from the Cannabis sativa cultivar Pink pepper isolate KNU-18-1 chromosome 9, ASM2916894v1, whole genome shotgun sequence genome encodes:
- the LOC115723064 gene encoding lignin-forming anionic peroxidase: MGSFTYSVIALLLIMIMSSSSCTAQLSSTFYDATCPNALSTIRTSIRTAISKERRMAASLIRLHFHDCFVQGCDASLLLEDSDSIVSEKSALQNFGSIRGENVIENAKSKVESICPGVVSCADILAVAARDASAAVGGPSWTVMLGRRDSTTASKSEAESDLPLFTATLKELIDLFGRKGLNARDVVALSGSHTIGQAQCGLFRSRIYNMTNIDANFARTRQRRCPSSSSSQDDSTLAPLDLVTPNSFDNNYFKNLIQKKGLLESDQILFSGDSTDAIVTEYSKSPSKFSSDFASAMIKMGDIKPLTGSAGVIRKICSSTILN; the protein is encoded by the exons ATGGGGTCTTTTACATACTCAGTTATTGCTTTGCTGTTGATCATGATCATGAGTAGCTCATCATGCACAGCTCAACTCTCTTCCACATTTTACGACGCTACTTGCCCAAATGCTCTCTCCACCATTCGAACTTCCATCCGAACAGCCATTTCTAAAGAGCGCCGCATGGCAGCTTCTCTCATCCGCCTTCATTTTCATGATTGCTTTGTTCAG GGATGTGATGCATCACTTTTACTAGAAGATTCAGACTCAATAGTGAGTGAAAAGAGTGCTCTCCAAAACTTTGGGTCGATTAGAGGTGAAAATGTGATAGAAAATGCAAAATCCAAAGTGGAAAGCATTTGTCCCGGAGTTGTTTCTTGTGCCGATATTCTAGCCGTTGCAGCGCGAGATGCGTCGGCTGCTGTGGGTGGGCCATCTTGGACCGTCATGCTTGGTAGAAGAGATTCTACCACAGCAAGCAAATCCGAAGCTGAGAGCGATCTTCCTCTTTTCACAGCTACACTCAAGGAATTGATCGATTTGTTTGGCCGCAAAGGTCTTAATGCCAGAGACGTGGTTGCCCTATCAGGCTCCCATACAATTGGACAAGCCCAGTGTGGCCTATTTCGTTCAAGAATTTACAACATGACTAATATTGATGCTAATTTTGCTAGAACTCGCCAACGTCGGTGTCCTTCTTCTAGCTCGTCTCAAGATGATTCTACTCTTGCCCCACTTGATTTGGTGACTCCTAATTCCTTTGATAACAATTACTTTAAGAATTTGATTCAGAAGAAGGGTCTTCTTGAATCTGACCAAATTTTATTCAGTGGAGACTCAACCGACGCCATTGTCACGGAATACAGCAAGAGTCCTTCCAAATTCAGCTCTGATTTCGCTTCTGCCATGATTAAAATGGGAGACATTAAACCTCTTACCGGTTCTGCTGGGGTCATTAGGAAAATTTGTAGCAGTACTATTCTCAACTAA
- the LOC115722136 gene encoding lignin-forming anionic peroxidase, with amino-acid sequence MHTLLTLILLAVISSGTTRCIGGELSSSKFYDESCPKALSTIRSSITRAVSRERRMAASLIRLHFHDCFVHGCDASILLNDSDSIESEQNALQNKDSVRGFNVIEDAKSAVEKICPGVVSCADILAIAARDATVAVSGPSWDVKLGRRDSTTASKSRAEKDLPLFTATLDNLISLFEKKGLNARDMVALSGSHTIGQAQCGLFRSRIYDTKSDIDANFARTRQRRCPAVSSPKADAMLAALDLVTPNSFDANYFKNLIQKKGLLESDQVLFSGGSTDAIVTEYSKSPKTFRADFASAMIKMGDIQPLTGSAGQIRRICSIVN; translated from the exons ATGCATACATTATTGACATTAATATTGTTGGCTGTAATAAGCAGTGGAACAACAAGATGCATAGGTGGTGAACTGTCTTCATCAAAATTCTACGATGAAAGTTGTCCAAAAGCTCTGTCAACCATCCGATCTTCCATCACACGAGCTGTTTCACGCGAACGCCGCATGGCAGCTTCTCTCATTCGACTTCACTTTCATGATTGCTTTGTTCac GGTTGTGATGCATCCATTTTACTGAATGATTCGGATTCTATTGAAAGTGAGCAAAACGCTCTTCAAAATAAGGATTCTGTAAGAGGTTTTAATGTGATTGAAGATGCCAAGTCAGCGGTGGAGAAGATTTGCCCAGGAGTTGTTTCTTGTGCTGATATACTTGCCATTGCGGCAAGAGACGCAACTGTTGCGGTAAGCGGTCCATCATGGGATGTGAAGCTTGGAAGAAGAGACTCAACCACAGCAAGCAAATCTCGAGCTGAAAAAGATCTTCCTCTATTCACAGCCACTCTTGATAATCTCATCAgcttatttgaaaaaaaaggccTTAATGCCAGAGACATGGTTGCTCTATCAGGCTCCCATACAATTGGACAAGCCCAGTGTGGCCTGTTTCGTTCAAGAATATACGACACTAAGAGCGATATTGATGCTAACTTTGCTAGAACCCGCCAACGCCGGTGTCCAGCTGTTAGCTCACCTAAAGCGGACGCCATGTTGGCTGCACTTGATTTGGTGACTCCCAACTCGTTTGATGCCAATTACTTCAAGAATTTGATTCAGAAGAAAGGCCTTCTTGAGTCTGACCAAGTACTCTTCAGTGGTGGATCCACTGATGCCATTGTCACTGAGTACAGCAAAAGCCCTAAGACTTTTAGGGCTGATTTTGCATCTGCCATGATCAAAATGGGTGATATTCAACCTCTCACTGGTTCAGCTGGACAAATAAGAAGGATTTGCTCTATCGTTAACTAA
- the LOC115723248 gene encoding large ribosomal subunit protein eL22z, whose product MSRGSAAAPKGKKKGATFTIDCAKPVEDKIMDIASLEKFLQERIKVGGKAGALGDSVTVTREKSKITVTSDSNFSKRYLKYLTKKYLKKHNVRDWLRVISSNKDRNVYELRYFNIAENEGEEED is encoded by the exons ATGAGTCGAGGAAGTGCAGCAGCTCCCAAAGGGAAGAAAAAGGGAGCAACATTTACTATTGATTGTGCTAAGCCAGTGGAGGATAAGATCATGGACATTGCATCTCTTGAAAAGTTTCTTCAGGAGAGGATTAAGGTCGGTGGCAAGGCTGGTGCTCTCGGTGACTCAGTCACTGTTACCCGCGAGAAGAGCAAGATTACTGTTACATCTGACAGTAATTTCTCCAAGAG GTATTTGAAATACTTGACTAAGAAGTATTTGAAAAAGCACAATGTTCGTGATTGGCTTCGCGTGATCTCATCGAACAAGGATCGCAACGTTTATGAACTTAGGTACTTTAACATTGCTGAGAACGAGGGTGAGGAGGAagattaa